The proteins below come from a single Candidatus Tectomicrobia bacterium genomic window:
- a CDS encoding acyl-CoA dehydrogenase family protein → MQFDLNESQKMLRQTVRALAGRHVAPRAAEIDEREEYPEDIFEVLKRQQLLGVFLPEEYGGAGMGFMGGCITIEEIARFCSNCPLFIVLNMLSSRVIHLSGTEAQRRHYLTGLAKGELRGSYALTEPHAGSDAGNIRTRAERRGDRWVINGTKCFITGPDKADFILVAAKTDPEAGTRGITYFIVPKGAPGFSIGRFERKMGMKGFSTCLLHFENVEVPLENQVGELNKGFRSAMMGFNQMRPAIGARAVGLAQGCLDYASNYAKEREAFGQPIANFQAVQFMLADMFIEIEAARLLVYRGASLVDAGLYTRENAHYFSAAKTYAADMAMKVAIDAIQVLGGAGYMKDHPLERFMRDAKQIQIVEGTSQIQRLIIARNLLGL, encoded by the coding sequence CTGCAGTTCGACCTGAACGAGTCTCAGAAGATGCTGCGCCAGACGGTGCGGGCGCTGGCCGGGCGCCACGTGGCCCCCCGGGCCGCCGAGATCGACGAGAGGGAGGAATACCCCGAGGACATCTTCGAGGTCCTCAAGCGGCAGCAGCTCCTGGGCGTCTTCCTGCCGGAGGAGTACGGCGGGGCCGGGATGGGATTCATGGGCGGGTGCATCACCATCGAGGAGATCGCCCGCTTCTGCTCGAATTGCCCCCTCTTCATCGTCCTGAACATGCTCTCGAGCCGGGTCATCCACCTGAGCGGCACCGAGGCCCAGCGCAGGCATTACCTGACCGGCCTGGCCAAGGGCGAGCTCAGGGGCTCCTACGCCCTGACCGAGCCCCACGCCGGCTCGGACGCGGGCAACATCCGCACCCGGGCCGAGCGGCGCGGGGACCGCTGGGTCATCAACGGCACCAAGTGCTTTATCACGGGGCCCGACAAGGCCGACTTCATCCTCGTGGCCGCCAAGACCGACCCGGAGGCCGGCACCCGGGGCATCACCTACTTCATCGTCCCCAAGGGTGCGCCCGGCTTCAGCATCGGCCGCTTCGAGCGCAAGATGGGTATGAAGGGCTTCTCCACCTGCCTCCTCCACTTCGAGAACGTGGAGGTGCCGCTGGAAAATCAAGTCGGGGAACTCAACAAGGGCTTCCGCAGCGCCATGATGGGCTTCAACCAGATGCGGCCCGCCATCGGGGCGCGCGCCGTGGGCCTCGCCCAGGGCTGCCTGGACTACGCCTCCAACTACGCCAAGGAGCGCGAGGCCTTCGGCCAGCCCATCGCCAACTTCCAGGCCGTCCAGTTCATGCTGGCCGACATGTTCATCGAGATCGAGGCCGCCCGCCTGCTCGTCTACCGGGGCGCCTCCCTCGTGGACGCCGGGCTCTACACCCGGGAGAACGCCCACTACTTCTCCGCCGCCAAGACCTACGCCGCCGACATGGCCATGAAGGTGGCCATCGACGCCATCCAGGTGCTGGGCGGGGCTGGCTACATGAAGGATCATCCCCTCGAGCGCTTCATGCGCGACGCCAAGCAGATCCAGATCGTCGAGGGGACGAGCCAGATCCAGCGCCTCATCATCGCCCGCAACCTGCTGGGGCTGTGA
- the aroF gene encoding 3-deoxy-7-phosphoheptulonate synthase, with translation MIVVMKSSATEEEISEIIRRINDLGLEEHIIRGVMRTVIGAIGDERGKMMLESLISLPGVESVVPILKPYKLASIEGRPERSHIPMGKGVKIGGNQIVVVGGPCSVESREQILESAQVVKEAGAHVLRGGAYKPRTSPYSFQGMALEGLKLLAEAREKTGLPIQTELMDTEDIGPVVEYADVIQIGARNVQNFSLLKKVGKVKKPIFLKRGMSTTIEELLMSAEYILSQGNPNVILCERGIRTFETATRNTLDISAVPVLKELTHLPVVVDPSHAAGAWRFVPALAKAAIAAGADGLMIEMHPEPARAMSDGAQSLKPAVFKQLMDELQVFAKAVGRTL, from the coding sequence ATGATCGTGGTCATGAAGTCGAGCGCGACCGAGGAGGAGATTTCCGAGATTATCCGGCGCATCAACGATCTCGGGCTGGAGGAGCATATCATCCGGGGCGTGATGCGCACCGTCATCGGCGCAATCGGGGACGAGCGGGGCAAGATGATGCTCGAGTCCCTCATCAGCCTTCCGGGGGTGGAGAGCGTCGTCCCCATCCTCAAGCCCTACAAGCTGGCGAGCATCGAGGGCCGTCCCGAGCGCAGCCATATCCCGATGGGCAAGGGGGTCAAGATCGGGGGAAATCAAATCGTCGTCGTGGGCGGGCCCTGCTCGGTGGAGAGCCGGGAGCAGATTCTGGAGTCCGCCCAGGTGGTGAAGGAGGCGGGCGCCCACGTCCTGCGCGGCGGCGCCTACAAGCCCCGCACCTCGCCCTACAGCTTCCAGGGGATGGCCCTGGAGGGCCTCAAGCTCCTCGCCGAGGCGCGGGAGAAGACGGGGCTCCCCATCCAGACCGAGCTCATGGACACCGAGGACATCGGGCCGGTGGTCGAGTACGCCGACGTCATCCAGATCGGCGCCCGCAACGTGCAGAACTTCTCCCTCCTCAAGAAGGTGGGGAAGGTGAAGAAGCCCATCTTCCTCAAGCGGGGCATGTCCACCACCATCGAAGAGCTGCTTATGTCGGCCGAGTACATCCTCAGCCAGGGGAACCCCAACGTCATCCTCTGCGAGCGGGGTATCCGCACCTTCGAGACCGCCACGCGGAACACCCTGGACATCAGCGCCGTGCCGGTCCTGAAGGAGCTGACCCACCTCCCGGTCGTGGTGGATCCGAGCCACGCGGCGGGCGCCTGGCGTTTCGTCCCCGCCCTCGCCAAGGCGGCCATCGCCGCCGGGGCGGACGGGCTGATGATCGAGATGCACCCCGAGCCGGCCAGGGCGATGTCGGACGGGGCGCAATCCCTTAAGCCCGCCGTTTTCAAGCAGCTGATGGATGAACTTCAAGTGTTTGCGAAGGCCGTGGGCCGAACCTTGTAG
- a CDS encoding peptidase, translated as MGLLFVFVDGLGLAPPGPVNPLSRLAGGPLATLGGGRPAGEGFRLLPADACLGVPGVPQSATGGTALFTGVNAPAHVGGHLQGLPTRALREIIARHGLLRRARERGARVDFANAYTPAYFARGPNRRRSVTTVMMEASGLPLKRLGDLHRGEAVYRDFTNRLLREQGFEADVLAPEEAGGRLGALARRWDLLVYEHFQTDHAGHRGTMEDAVRVLDELNRFLGAALDALDPERDGFLLSSDHGNIEDMSCTAHTTHPVPILLWGRAVASWSRGGNLSLCDVTPGVLSLLDGQ; from the coding sequence ATGGGACTCCTCTTCGTTTTCGTGGACGGCCTGGGACTGGCGCCGCCCGGGCCGGTCAACCCGCTCTCCCGCCTGGCCGGGGGGCCGCTGGCAACCCTGGGAGGGGGGCGCCCGGCGGGGGAGGGTTTCCGCCTCCTCCCGGCGGACGCGTGCCTGGGGGTGCCGGGCGTCCCGCAGAGCGCGACCGGGGGTACCGCCCTCTTCACCGGGGTCAACGCACCCGCCCATGTGGGCGGGCACCTGCAAGGCCTCCCCACCCGGGCGCTGCGCGAGATCATCGCGCGCCACGGCCTGCTGCGCCGGGCGCGCGAGCGCGGGGCGCGGGTGGACTTCGCCAACGCCTATACGCCCGCCTACTTCGCGCGCGGCCCGAACCGCCGGCGCTCCGTCACCACCGTCATGATGGAAGCCTCGGGCCTGCCCCTCAAGCGCCTCGGCGACCTGCATCGCGGCGAGGCCGTCTACCGCGACTTCACGAACCGCCTCCTCCGCGAGCAGGGCTTCGAGGCGGACGTGCTGGCGCCGGAGGAGGCGGGAGGGCGCCTCGGCGCGCTGGCGCGGCGGTGGGACCTCCTCGTCTACGAACACTTCCAGACGGACCACGCGGGCCACCGGGGCACGATGGAGGACGCGGTGCGGGTGCTCGATGAGCTGAATCGCTTCCTCGGCGCGGCTCTCGATGCGCTCGACCCGGAGCGGGACGGCTTCCTCCTCAGCAGCGATCACGGGAACATCGAGGACATGAGCTGTACGGCGCACACCACTCATCCCGTCCCCATCCTGCTCTGGGGAAGGGCCGTGGCCTCCTGGAGCCGTGGCGGGAATTTGAGCCTTTGCGATGTCACGCCGGGGGTCCTTTCGCTTCTGGATGGGCAATAA
- a CDS encoding DUF4115 domain-containing protein, translating into MAKPNCMIEDGLGPFLRQEREARHIPLADVSKQTRVRNFYLERIEAGEYRRLPSIPVGRGFVRAYAAAIGVDADAAARQFDREFGTAKEREKEVERSGEKIAFSQIAQASPGHRLWLPFAAAGALIVVSGVALWASMGKTDRYVPVSSLTERLRAAAGPMMKQMPLLLSPSGGMAPKPEARKAPAVPAPKREEEPRSALPARPREILSASVAKPNGNNGLGVPLPVPETARAGDETPEREEGATPPVGSAAPGIAVADGRLALKIRALEDTWVRIVVDRNEIQEFLLTAGNERFWKGSERFILTVGNAAGTQVSLNGSSIALPQSSSNIVRDFVITEKLLN; encoded by the coding sequence ATGGCAAAGCCGAACTGCATGATCGAAGACGGATTAGGTCCGTTCCTGCGCCAGGAGCGCGAGGCGCGCCATATCCCGCTCGCGGATGTGTCGAAGCAGACGCGCGTCCGGAATTTTTACCTGGAGCGGATCGAGGCGGGCGAGTACCGGCGCCTGCCCTCGATCCCCGTCGGACGCGGCTTCGTCCGCGCCTATGCGGCCGCCATTGGCGTCGATGCGGACGCCGCCGCGCGGCAATTCGATCGGGAGTTCGGAACCGCGAAGGAGCGGGAGAAGGAAGTGGAGCGCAGCGGCGAGAAGATCGCCTTCTCCCAGATCGCCCAGGCCTCGCCGGGCCACCGGCTGTGGTTGCCCTTCGCGGCGGCGGGTGCGCTCATCGTGGTGAGCGGCGTGGCCCTGTGGGCCTCGATGGGGAAGACCGATCGGTACGTGCCGGTTTCCAGCCTGACGGAGCGCCTGAGGGCGGCTGCGGGCCCCATGATGAAGCAGATGCCCCTGCTGCTGAGCCCGTCGGGGGGCATGGCGCCCAAGCCCGAGGCCCGCAAGGCGCCGGCCGTGCCCGCGCCGAAGCGAGAGGAGGAGCCCCGGAGCGCCCTGCCGGCCAGGCCCCGGGAAATCCTCTCCGCCAGCGTGGCCAAGCCGAACGGGAACAATGGGCTGGGGGTTCCCCTTCCGGTGCCGGAGACGGCCAGGGCGGGCGACGAAACTCCCGAACGGGAAGAGGGCGCCACGCCTCCCGTGGGTTCCGCCGCTCCGGGGATCGCGGTGGCGGACGGCCGCCTGGCCCTCAAAATACGCGCCCTGGAAGATACATGGGTCCGCATCGTCGTGGACCGGAACGAGATCCAGGAGTTTCTCCTGACAGCGGGGAACGAGCGCTTCTGGAAAGGCTCGGAGAGGTTCATCCTCACCGTGGGGAATGCGGCCGGAACGCAGGTTTCCCTGAACGGGTCCAGCATCGCCCTTCCGCAGTCCTCGTCCAACATCGTGCGGGACTTCGTCATCACCGAGAAGCTGCTGAACTGA
- the mfd gene encoding transcription-repair coupling factor, translated as MIESLLSFISRPEGSRRIRLRGSDEASCAWWLARLLPKLSAPLIYVEADARRLGQVGQNLRFFLGTEGPDGRPPVFMFPAWDVYPYARLSPSSEVVGERMGALDFLLSGRGGVVLTTPEALAGRLPSLGRFRERAVFLREGAEVDREAFLAALESLMYQRRSVVESPGEYAVRGGIVDFFPPQEARPVRVDLKGDEVDSLREFNPQTQRTLRTRKEMRVFPARELLLSEEERGRGAEGLRRASAADPGLASRVERMLRLLEVEGHFPGIEGLSPFFVDGMSSVFDAVPGDAVWLLHDPDSIAAAGRKMWEDLEEEAALAQERGLIGFDPGLLWLRPQEAEEALSLWPRAELDPLGLDGTGASRPADMLAAERLSPIRGRLDAFMEQIGSWRKAGDRILLAAEERTQALRLQALLREREVEVPLLPPGAPLLEEKGGLAIAEGRLTSSFRLPDEKRVFFRSEDLLITSLGGMRRRAGRGRPGEGLRDLKVNDCLVHVDHGLGRYLGTQIIEHAEGEDEFLTLAYAGGDRLYVPMDDVDKVHIYRGGEAPPLDRLDGSRWDKTKKSVKKALQAIARDLVRLYAERGAAAGFSFAQDGAWDREMAAGFQYEETPDQEQAIRDVLADMERPRPMDRLICGDVGYGKTEVALRAAARAVSCGKQVALVVPTTLLAHQHWDRFKERFGPLPVKVEMLSRFRSRKEQADVARRLAAGEVDVVIGTHRLLQDDVSFKDLGLLIVDEEHRFGVTHKERLKKLKVDVDVLSMTATPIPRTLQLALSGTRDLSVIETPPRHRLAPRTYIARFGEKVVGDAIRRELDRGGQVFFVHNRVGSLPAMARFIREVAPGARILVAHGQMKERELEQVMEDFVSRKADILLCTTIIESGLDIPTVNTIIVNRAETFGMAQLYQLRGRVGRDRFQAHAYLLVPGAEALTQEARERLQALEELSELGAGFKLAMRDLEIRGSGHLLGHRQSGHIAAVGFEMYCRLLEEVIQESKGHAVERREPDMILPVAGSIPPAWVPAQVERLEIYRRVAAAAAPREIGEMERELADRFGPLPQRAQRLLQLAELRIRCRRCGVKGLHVRGREAHFETFPGDYEISAVFLETPGITFTGSHSFRCALTGPWEEDFQRLARLLEAFEACAPEEPGEEAGGVTVPAGEEEEEEG; from the coding sequence ATGATCGAATCGCTTCTCTCCTTCATCTCACGCCCTGAGGGCAGCCGCCGCATCCGCCTGCGGGGGAGCGACGAGGCGTCCTGCGCCTGGTGGCTCGCGCGGCTCCTGCCCAAGCTTTCCGCGCCCCTGATCTACGTCGAGGCGGACGCCAGGCGCCTGGGGCAGGTGGGGCAGAACCTCCGCTTCTTTCTCGGCACGGAAGGGCCGGATGGACGCCCGCCGGTGTTCATGTTCCCGGCCTGGGACGTGTACCCCTACGCCCGGCTCTCACCCTCGAGCGAGGTGGTGGGGGAGCGCATGGGGGCGCTCGACTTCCTCCTGAGCGGCCGGGGCGGCGTTGTGCTGACGACCCCCGAGGCTCTCGCGGGCAGGCTCCCCTCCCTGGGCCGCTTCCGGGAGCGCGCCGTCTTCCTTCGGGAGGGCGCCGAGGTCGACCGCGAGGCCTTCCTGGCGGCGCTGGAGAGCTTGATGTACCAGCGCCGCTCGGTGGTGGAGTCCCCGGGGGAGTATGCCGTGCGCGGCGGCATCGTGGACTTCTTCCCGCCCCAGGAGGCCCGCCCCGTCCGGGTGGACCTCAAGGGGGACGAGGTGGACTCCCTCCGCGAGTTCAACCCCCAGACTCAGCGGACGCTGCGCACGCGGAAGGAGATGCGCGTCTTCCCGGCGCGGGAGCTCCTTCTGTCGGAAGAGGAGCGCGGGCGCGGGGCGGAGGGGCTGCGGCGGGCGTCGGCCGCGGACCCCGGCCTCGCCAGCCGGGTCGAGCGGATGCTCCGCCTCCTGGAAGTCGAGGGTCACTTCCCGGGCATCGAGGGTCTCTCGCCCTTCTTCGTGGATGGGATGAGCTCCGTCTTCGACGCGGTGCCGGGCGACGCCGTCTGGCTGCTTCACGATCCGGACTCGATCGCCGCGGCGGGGAGGAAGATGTGGGAGGACCTCGAGGAGGAGGCCGCCCTGGCCCAGGAGCGCGGGCTGATCGGCTTTGACCCTGGGCTCCTGTGGCTGCGCCCGCAGGAGGCGGAGGAAGCTCTCTCCCTCTGGCCCCGGGCGGAGCTCGATCCGCTCGGCCTGGACGGCACCGGCGCCTCCCGGCCCGCGGACATGCTCGCGGCGGAGCGGCTCTCCCCCATCCGGGGGCGGCTGGACGCCTTCATGGAGCAGATCGGCTCTTGGCGGAAGGCGGGGGATCGCATCCTCCTCGCGGCGGAGGAGCGCACCCAGGCGCTCCGCCTCCAGGCCCTGCTGCGGGAGCGGGAGGTGGAGGTGCCCCTGCTTCCGCCGGGCGCCCCGCTCCTCGAGGAGAAGGGCGGGCTCGCCATCGCCGAGGGTCGCCTCACCTCGAGCTTCCGGCTGCCGGACGAGAAGCGCGTCTTCTTCCGCTCCGAGGACCTGCTCATCACCTCGTTGGGCGGGATGCGCCGCCGCGCCGGCCGGGGACGCCCCGGGGAGGGCCTGCGCGATCTCAAGGTGAACGACTGCCTGGTGCACGTGGACCACGGCTTGGGCCGCTACCTGGGAACCCAGATCATCGAGCACGCCGAGGGGGAGGACGAATTCCTCACCCTGGCCTACGCCGGGGGCGACCGCCTCTACGTCCCGATGGACGACGTGGATAAGGTTCACATCTACCGCGGCGGGGAGGCGCCGCCGCTCGACCGCTTGGACGGCTCCCGGTGGGACAAGACGAAGAAGAGTGTCAAGAAGGCCCTCCAGGCCATCGCCCGCGATCTGGTGCGCCTCTACGCCGAGCGCGGCGCGGCGGCCGGCTTCTCCTTCGCCCAGGACGGCGCCTGGGACCGCGAGATGGCGGCCGGGTTCCAGTACGAGGAGACCCCGGACCAGGAACAGGCCATCCGCGACGTGCTGGCCGACATGGAGCGGCCCCGCCCGATGGACCGCCTCATCTGCGGGGACGTGGGCTACGGGAAGACCGAGGTGGCGCTGCGCGCCGCGGCCCGCGCCGTCTCCTGCGGCAAGCAGGTGGCCCTGGTGGTCCCCACCACCTTGCTGGCGCACCAGCACTGGGACCGGTTCAAGGAGCGCTTTGGCCCGCTGCCGGTCAAGGTCGAGATGCTCTCCCGCTTCCGAAGCCGGAAGGAGCAGGCCGATGTGGCCCGGCGCCTGGCGGCGGGGGAGGTGGACGTCGTCATCGGCACCCACCGCCTCCTGCAGGACGACGTCTCGTTCAAGGACCTGGGCCTGCTCATCGTGGACGAGGAGCACCGCTTCGGCGTCACGCACAAGGAGCGGCTGAAAAAGCTCAAAGTCGACGTGGACGTCCTCAGCATGACGGCCACCCCCATCCCCCGCACCCTTCAGCTCGCCCTCTCGGGCACGCGCGACCTGAGCGTCATCGAGACGCCGCCGCGCCACCGGCTGGCCCCGCGCACCTACATCGCCCGGTTCGGCGAGAAGGTGGTGGGGGACGCCATCCGCCGGGAGCTCGACCGCGGCGGGCAGGTCTTTTTCGTGCACAACCGGGTGGGCAGCCTGCCGGCGATGGCCCGGTTCATCCGGGAGGTTGCGCCCGGCGCCCGCATCCTCGTCGCCCACGGGCAGATGAAGGAGCGGGAGCTGGAGCAGGTGATGGAGGATTTCGTGTCGCGCAAGGCCGACATCCTCCTCTGCACCACCATCATCGAGAGCGGGCTCGACATTCCCACCGTCAACACCATCATTGTCAACCGCGCAGAGACCTTCGGCATGGCGCAGCTCTACCAGCTCCGGGGCCGGGTGGGCCGGGACCGCTTCCAGGCCCACGCCTACCTGCTCGTGCCGGGGGCCGAGGCCCTGACGCAGGAGGCGCGGGAGCGCCTCCAGGCGCTGGAGGAGTTGAGCGAGCTGGGGGCGGGTTTCAAGCTCGCCATGCGGGACCTCGAGATCCGGGGCTCGGGCCACCTCCTGGGGCACCGGCAGTCGGGGCACATCGCGGCGGTGGGCTTCGAGATGTACTGCCGCCTGCTTGAGGAGGTGATCCAGGAATCAAAGGGCCATGCGGTCGAGCGGCGGGAGCCGGACATGATCCTTCCGGTGGCGGGCTCCATCCCGCCCGCTTGGGTGCCCGCCCAGGTCGAGCGCCTGGAGATCTACCGCCGCGTGGCCGCCGCCGCCGCGCCCCGGGAAATCGGAGAAATGGAGCGTGAGCTCGCCGACCGCTTCGGCCCGCTCCCGCAGCGGGCGCAGCGCCTGCTGCAGCTCGCCGAACTCCGCATCCGCTGCCGCCGCTGCGGCGTGAAGGGCCTGCACGTCCGGGGGCGGGAGGCGCATTTCGAGACTTTTCCGGGAGACTACGAGATATCGGCGGTCTTCCTGGAGACGCCCGGCATCACCTTCACCGGCTCCCACAGCTTCCGCTGCGCGTTGACGGGCCCCTGGGAGGAGGATTTCCAGCGGCTGGCGCGTCTGCTCGAGGCGTTCGAGGCGTGCGCGCCCGAGGAGCCCGGGGAGGAGGCCGGCGGGGTGACGGTCCCGGCGGGAGAGGAGGAGGAGGAAGAAGGATGA
- a CDS encoding peptidyl-prolyl cis-trans isomerase, producing MSRPLAAGLLAALLSFGPAGCGEDSSPGAALFGELLAEVNGEPITVGDLRAALMADGKHMLSSAQRRGEALRSLLEQMVERRLMLQRFRESGEHVDEGQVRAYVEAVARQYGPEGFDAVLREDKIDREKWVQTVRETLEIEQLLGREIYSKLSASEEEVRAYYARNRERFRVGRRWRVRQIVAGTEEAAEKLRARLLQGASFEQVARSESQGPERARGGDLGFFESGELPESIEAVIKYLDEGEVSRVVGSPSGYHLFQVTERRSAGIRPLESVREEIMGELLSQKGREQIERWLASLKEKASIRYHWRNLDHVPLG from the coding sequence ATGAGCCGTCCTCTCGCCGCCGGGTTGCTGGCCGCCCTTCTCTCATTCGGCCCCGCGGGCTGCGGCGAGGATTCCTCGCCCGGCGCCGCCCTTTTCGGCGAGCTTTTGGCCGAGGTGAACGGGGAGCCCATCACGGTGGGCGATCTCAGGGCGGCGCTCATGGCGGACGGAAAGCACATGCTCTCCTCCGCCCAGCGGAGGGGGGAGGCGCTCCGGAGCCTGCTCGAGCAGATGGTCGAGCGCCGCCTCATGCTCCAGCGCTTCCGGGAGAGCGGGGAGCACGTGGACGAGGGCCAGGTGCGCGCGTATGTGGAGGCCGTCGCCCGCCAGTACGGCCCGGAGGGCTTTGACGCCGTGCTCCGGGAGGACAAGATCGACCGGGAGAAGTGGGTCCAGACCGTCCGGGAGACGCTGGAGATTGAGCAGCTCCTGGGGCGGGAGATCTATTCCAAGCTCAGCGCCTCGGAGGAGGAGGTGAGGGCTTATTACGCCCGGAACCGGGAGCGCTTCCGGGTGGGGCGGCGGTGGCGGGTGAGGCAAATCGTCGCTGGGACCGAGGAGGCGGCCGAAAAACTGCGCGCCAGGCTCCTCCAGGGCGCTTCCTTCGAGCAGGTCGCCCGGAGCGAATCCCAGGGGCCGGAGCGGGCGCGCGGGGGGGACCTGGGATTTTTTGAATCGGGGGAGCTACCGGAAAGCATCGAAGCCGTGATTAAATACCTGGACGAAGGGGAGGTTAGCCGGGTGGTGGGCAGTCCCTCCGGCTATCATCTGTTTCAAGTGACTGAGCGCCGCTCCGCCGGAATCCGGCCCCTGGAGTCCGTGCGCGAGGAAATCATGGGAGAGCTGCTTTCCCAGAAGGGCCGGGAGCAGATCGAGCGTTGGCTCGCCTCCCTCAAGGAAAAGGCCTCTATCCGCTATCATTGGAGAAATCTGGACCATGTCCCCTTGGGCTAA
- a CDS encoding peptidylprolyl isomerase, with the protein MSPWAKCFALCAAFLAGCATAASAAPVTIERIVAKVDQEIITLSELQDLVKEEVSNLARVYKGEEFERRRREMELRGLDALVENKLILRRAKSMGVTVGESELEQAVSSVTDRNRLTTQDFRKYLASQGMTLETYREKVRERLLVRKVESLDVALRVTVSDDEIAAYYKANPDLYREGEERRVQQIFFPTKEGMPEPEVEAQRQKAAAAHKEVGGGADFGETAKKVSQDPAAAQGGNLGFIKKGEVFPEFEAIIFSLKEGEVSQPMKTRAGFHIVKLLEIKRGKAISLESVSSKIRDQLAEEKRAKRRREWISELKRASFLEVHFDPQVQAVSAGATVDPLFRDVREQVTFKLVGVRLARSNEMVGKDRLFWAYGANQKDPRWKSEKVKTDDKLFVGTDEIGVLEKSQREFVNPDPSASLFFFEHNYLLPNAYLGRVHFADVIKEFSLKPNVKKLSLETDSKRVRLEFEVKVEKTRSIVADPREIGQ; encoded by the coding sequence ATGTCCCCTTGGGCTAAGTGTTTTGCGTTATGCGCCGCCTTCCTCGCCGGCTGCGCCACGGCCGCCTCGGCCGCTCCCGTCACCATCGAGCGCATCGTGGCCAAGGTGGACCAGGAGATCATCACCCTCAGCGAGCTTCAGGACCTGGTGAAGGAGGAAGTGAGCAACCTCGCCAGAGTCTACAAGGGAGAGGAGTTCGAGCGCCGCCGCCGCGAGATGGAGCTGAGGGGCCTCGACGCCCTAGTGGAGAACAAGCTCATCCTCCGGCGGGCGAAATCCATGGGCGTCACGGTGGGGGAGTCGGAACTGGAGCAGGCCGTGAGCTCCGTCACGGACCGCAACCGGCTCACCACCCAGGATTTCCGGAAGTACCTCGCTTCCCAGGGCATGACTCTGGAGACCTACCGGGAGAAGGTGCGGGAGCGCCTCCTCGTCCGCAAGGTCGAGAGCCTGGACGTGGCCCTCCGCGTGACCGTGAGCGATGACGAGATCGCCGCTTATTACAAGGCCAATCCCGACCTCTACCGCGAGGGGGAGGAGCGGCGCGTTCAGCAGATCTTTTTCCCGACGAAAGAGGGCATGCCCGAGCCCGAAGTGGAGGCCCAGCGCCAGAAGGCGGCGGCCGCCCACAAGGAAGTCGGCGGGGGCGCCGATTTCGGGGAAACCGCGAAGAAGGTGTCTCAGGACCCGGCCGCCGCGCAGGGAGGGAACCTGGGATTCATCAAGAAAGGCGAGGTGTTCCCCGAGTTCGAGGCAATCATCTTCTCCCTCAAGGAGGGGGAGGTGAGCCAGCCCATGAAGACGCGGGCGGGTTTCCACATCGTGAAGCTCCTGGAGATCAAGAGGGGCAAGGCCATTTCGCTGGAGAGCGTGTCGTCCAAGATCCGCGACCAGCTCGCCGAGGAGAAGCGCGCCAAGCGCCGCCGCGAGTGGATCTCCGAGCTCAAGCGGGCCTCCTTCCTGGAGGTTCACTTCGACCCGCAGGTCCAGGCCGTCTCCGCCGGGGCGACCGTCGATCCGCTCTTCCGCGACGTCCGGGAGCAGGTGACTTTCAAGCTCGTCGGGGTCCGCCTCGCGCGCTCGAACGAGATGGTGGGCAAGGACCGGCTGTTCTGGGCCTACGGGGCCAACCAGAAGGACCCGCGCTGGAAGTCCGAGAAGGTCAAGACGGACGACAAGCTCTTCGTCGGCACCGACGAGATCGGGGTGCTGGAAAAGTCCCAGCGGGAGTTCGTGAACCCGGACCCCTCGGCCAGCCTCTTCTTCTTCGAGCACAACTACCTCCTCCCGAACGCCTATCTGGGCCGGGTGCATTTCGCGGACGTCATCAAGGAGTTCTCCCTCAAGCCGAACGTGAAGAAGCTCTCTCTCGAGACGGACTCCAAGCGCGTCCGGCTGGAGTTCGAGGTCAAGGTGGAGAAGACGCGGAGCATCGTGGCCGACCCCCGGGAGATCGGCCAGTAG
- a CDS encoding RNA-binding S4 domain-containing protein translates to MRLDLFLSLSRLVKRRAAAKELADSGGVRLGGRPIKAAHPVQVGDELDLRIGGRELRVRVAALTERKLRPAEARELYEILSETRVEEDEGGSEGGVMDFLLRRP, encoded by the coding sequence GTGCGGCTCGATCTCTTTCTCTCGCTGAGCCGCCTCGTGAAGCGCCGCGCCGCCGCCAAGGAGCTGGCTGACTCGGGCGGGGTGCGCCTGGGGGGCCGTCCGATCAAGGCCGCGCACCCGGTCCAGGTGGGGGACGAGCTGGACCTTCGCATCGGGGGCCGGGAGCTCCGGGTGCGGGTGGCGGCCCTGACCGAACGGAAGCTCCGGCCCGCCGAGGCCCGCGAGCTCTATGAAATCCTGAGCGAAACCCGGGTCGAGGAGGACGAGGGGGGCTCCGAGGGGGGCGTGATGGACTTCCTCCTCCGGCGGCCGTAG